The following DNA comes from Nicotiana sylvestris chromosome 10, ASM39365v2, whole genome shotgun sequence.
AATTTACAGGTTCCACCCGGTGGTGATGGATCTGTGTTTGTGATCATGGAAAGGTTCGGAAACTTGCAGGCAATAGCTAGCTGGTCATTTTCGTGATAGTAACTGTTGAATGCATATGAAATGTTACCACGAGTATCCAGATCCGCAAATGATGTCCCATGCCCGAGGCTGGTGCAATCAGCATGTGAACATGCATAGCCCACACTATCAGCTAGCTGTGGATCATCAAGACTAGCCGAGGGTGACAGCACGCACCACTGGCGAGCCAGATAACGAACACCATTTGCTGGTACTAAACCTCCATTGTTTGCACCCAGGGAAAGATTGTATTTAGGCGTACCATCGAAGTAAAATATTCCCCAATGGCGTTCAAAGTTACCAGGCTGGATGCTTTTCGCGTCCTCGTCGATCAGGCTGAACAGGTAAGCATCTATAGGGCCAGGTCTCATTGGAGTCCCCTTTCCACCTGAAATGTGTGTCATGAATCCTTGGTTGAATCTCTGGGCAGCCTTTAAGTTTGCATTATTGTCTCCATCTGTTGGCCATCCGATTTCCCCTATTATGATCGACATATTTGGGTATCCATTTTTCTGCAACGCCCAAAGCAGGGTATCGTGGTTTGCATCGAACACGTTGTTGTAAATTTTCCCATTGTCATCGATGGCATTTGAGTATCCGTCGAAGAAAGCATAGTCAGCAGGAAAGTTGGGGTCATTGTAGAGACTTATAAAAGGATAGATATTGACAGTAAATGCACCACCATTGTCATTCAAGAACTTGACAATGTTCACCATGAGATCACGGATATCTTGCCTGAAGTCGCCTGTTGAAGGTTTTTCACTTGAACTCTCGTATACATCGGCATTGAGAGGAATAGTGACTTTCACCCGATTGCCAAGACCGGCTTTTATCAGGGCTGCCTGGATATTTTGAAGAGCTGGGAATGTTGTTGACAGAAATGTTCCATTAAACTGAGATAGAAATGGTTCATTTCCAACTGCAACATATCTGGACAGAAATAACTTTATTTAGCAAAACTGAAGGAAAAAAGCTCAGCTATTGGTATATCAGGAAACTAGTCTTTGAGCGAACCTCTCTGTGTTTGGCTACAGTTAGCATTAGATAGACTAGATACAAACAGTCCCATGTAATTCTGCCAAAATTAAACAAGCTAGGTTGACAATTCTCAAAGGAAAAGTCAAGTTGCTTAGAGGTCTTCTCTGTTTGTATACTTCTTTAAACATGGCAGTCAGATTTAGTAAATATTATCATGCTCTGATCAAGTACGCTTGACATTGACAAACGAGAACCTAAGACGGCTGTTAAGAATGTAGACGAGGTGAGAAAGAACAGTTGGTCCGATCTAGTATAGATCGAACGATAGTTGGAGTAATCGCCTCTCTCAGGATTCCCTTTATGACCTAGTATTTCTTTTAAAATGCCTGCAACTTGACTATGAGTCCATAACAGTACTCAAGTTTCGAATGCAACAATCAAGTCATGGTAATATCTAATTTCTTTTTAACTTGGGGGAGCTGGAGGAATGAGGGTTCAAGAATTTAACTATAAGTGTAACTAGAAAAGAACAAATCATAAAAGATATAGTATAAATTTACTTATCAAATCAAACAGAAAAGTGACAACTACCTACCTTATTTGCCTGTTTGACAAAGTTACCTACGTACTAAATGTCAAAATAGCACaatctagccagttttcggactaatcattcaaaaatagctagcatttgtcaagtcattgaaaaatagtcattattttgttgcaatagagaccggtccagcataaaatactggagttcagtgcacctgtttatgaacttctagcatactatgctggaccagtatactttGTCGGcgccagtataatatactggagactggagcaccggcgCTCCAAAGtatagtatattatgctgaatcggtatattatactggaactccagtatattatgcaggagtattttttcggattttgaacagtgtttttgttaagatttatttttacacgaaaagtgactaaatttcgattacttttgaaactgtgactatttttgaatgatcacttgtacatctggctatttttgaatttctcccgtacTAAATTCTTATCAATTTCAGACAAAATTGCAAAATCTAACTAATCTAACTTTCAAAATACAATAATAATCTTTTAGTCAAGTTTGAGGAGTTAACTTATTTACACTGATAGAGTGTATAACTTAACATGTGATAAGATTAGTCATAATTTTTACCACATTAATAATTAAAGCTTATCATATAATTTCGTGAACTTATTGTGTAAATATATTTTGTACCATCAGTAAAAATAACCTAATAATAAGAAGAAACTGACTTGATATCAACACTGTTGGAAGAGAGAAAATGAAGAGATATTCTTCTCAACCCATTTCTCAGCAGCACCCAAACTGTTAGCTAAACTATAAAGCATTTCATTTGGGATTCCAACCATTACTTCAATTCCAGACCCACTCAGTGCTTTAAATATATCTGAATCTGCATCAAACAGCTTCACTTTCTGAATTCCATTGTCCTTGAGCAGCTTCACTACTATATTTGGTGGCAAAGGATGTGTTGCTTGTGTTCCCCAGTTTGCTCCAATTCCATACACTTTTCCTAGTACCATAAACCCCAAAATCATTGATATCCAAATACCATCTTTCATCCCCATAATTCCCTTCTCTTTTTTACACCTCAATTAAAGGCTTCTTTGTCAAGAATCAAGAACTTTCTTAAAACAAGAAAAGATAAACTTGGCATCCAAAACAAAATTTTCATTCCAAAAACATCATGATCATCTTTATCTGTTTTGAACGTTTTACTCCCACACTAGCTCAAGAATCCAAAAGGGTCTCCAAGAATTGGAATTAAAGAGGGTAAAAACTTGCTAATAACAAGAAACGAAGAGAACTTTATCTATTTGTACACCCTATATATGGCACCAACTAGCTCAAGAACTCAAGAGATTTGGAATTCAAGAATTCAAAAAGGGTTGGAATACTGCGCAGTGTTCTTGCTTGAGAAGGCAAAGAAAAAGGGTTGCTAAAGAGGAGTTCAAATTTTGAATTGGAAAAGATCATTTGAAGAAGAAGCTGAAAAAGATACCAAAACAGAGGAGGCAAGAAAGCATATTATGAATGCAGAATAGCCTGACACTTATACTTGTGTCACTTTGCCATACCGGTCCACAAAGAAGTTTTATCTAGACACCTCTACTCGTTCAAAAGTAATTTTTTAAACCCTTCTGACCGTACGTGTTCCTCAATCGTCTCGCCATATTATCCACGTCACATAAAAATATTCCATGTCATTATTTGTATtcacaaaactatttttggaaaaGAAGAAGTTGAATCCTAAAATTTTCTCTAACAAACGCATTCATGCCTTTCTCTCTCTGAAAATCAGCCATTAGCAGAGCCTACCCTATGCTCCAGTCATAGCAGAGCAGCACTATGTTTGTTAATCCTCCTTGTTACGAGCTAGTCTGGCCCTGTGTCTAAGCTCGGCTTTTTTCCACCTCACAATCAGGTAACATAGTGAAAAGAGGGTATTAACCTGGAAAGAAGAAAAGCGCGCAGCAAATTAGTGAGTGAAAACACTAGAAATGACGGAAACAAACAGAAAGGAATGACCAAATGAACTCACCAAGATTATTATCGCAATAACCAACAGAGGCCCAAACCAGAGTGTGGAAAGAAAAATGCCGTGTGAATCGAAGTAATTCTGGCGTGCAAAGCTTTTCCAGTTTGCAGCTAATAAGCCATTAAGCCTTTCAGCGCTATACACTCCTCCAACTGCATCATAAGGAAACTAAGTAGATGTTGGTTAACAGCCTCAAATTTATGCTTTCAATTAAGCCACaactttttcttttttactttcaaTTTGAAAACCAACAAATATGTAGTTTTATAGATGCAAAACCTAGACAACCAAGACTAGGAAATGGATAAATTCCAAGAGTTTAGCTTGTGTTCAAAGAACATAAAATGCAATCACCATTAAACTGATGCTTCTGGGCGTTAACCcccctttattttttcttttcttttcattttatggtatttttaattaaaatcatAAACTTTTACTCGCTTCTTAAAGCGTGTAGTCACGCATTTTATCCAACTCAACAAAAAACAAATGTTACATAGGCTTGGTCAATGTTCAGAAGGGTTTAAAATATTACTTTTGAACGAGTAAAGGTGTCTAGATACAGCTTCATTAAGTTTAGGGACCCGAATGACAAAGTGGCAAAGTATAAATGTCATTTTAGACTATTTTGCGTATTAGGAAATGAAAAcagtgaaaaaaagaaaagggagtTGTTCTAAAGCTTACAGCTATACACCCCAAGGAAGAAAACACTAGTCTACTAGAGAAAACTAGAGGTGTTAATCGGGCCAGGCTGACCCGCTAACAACCCGGTTCAACTCGGGTCAGCTCGGTCCAGCCTGTTACTGTGCATATGTGTGCGGATTGGGACGGGTTGGCCGGAGGACGGGTTAGTAACGTTAAGTTTTCGCCAAACGGGTACTCGAACCCGCCACAACCCGTTAAGCC
Coding sequences within:
- the LOC104225838 gene encoding LOW QUALITY PROTEIN: glucan endo-1,3-beta-glucosidase 5-like (The sequence of the model RefSeq protein was modified relative to this genomic sequence to represent the inferred CDS: deleted 1 base in 1 codon); this encodes MGMKDGIWISMILGFMVLGKVYGIGANWGTQATHPLPPNIVVKLLKDNGIQKVKLFDADSDIFKALSGSGIEVMVGIPNEMLYSLANSLGAAEKWVEKNISSFLSSNSVDIKYVAVGNEPFLSQFNGTFLSTTFPALQNIQAALIKAGLGNRVKVTIPLNADVYESSSEKPSTGDFRQDIRDLMVNIVKFLNDNGGAFTVNIYPFISLYNDPNFPADYAFFDGYSNAIDDNGKIYNNVFDANHDTLLWALQKNGYPNMSIIIGEIGWPTDGDNNANLKAAQRFNQGFMTHISGGKGTPMRPGPIDAYLFSLIDEDAKSIQPGNFERHWGIFYFDGTPKYNLSLGANNGGLVPANGVRYLARQWCVLSPSASLDDPQLADSVGYACSHADCTSLGHGTSFADLDTRGNISYAFNSYYHENDQLAIACKFPNLSMITNTDPSPPGGTCKFKIMIQASSPKSHKSNAFTSKPVNVMLLIIVSLLSVL